From Neobacillus sp. PS2-9, the proteins below share one genomic window:
- a CDS encoding prepilin-type N-terminal cleavage/methylation domain-containing protein: MSRNERGLTLIEVLIAVAILSIIGVIIWNVFYQGYSYSKKATSRNSMQQETNILITNLKKIHQSNINYTIKSSNCDITVTYQKDPTSTAQTQIFSHSQICFKLEIIVDSINQGAGPINIQPNKSDITLNINTSDKNNPGNNLTISTFLYRMKGVGY; this comes from the coding sequence ATGAGTCGAAATGAACGTGGCTTAACACTGATTGAGGTTTTAATTGCAGTAGCAATTCTTTCAATTATTGGTGTTATCATTTGGAATGTCTTTTATCAAGGTTATTCGTATTCAAAAAAAGCTACATCAAGAAATTCTATGCAGCAGGAAACAAACATTCTTATAACCAACCTTAAAAAAATTCATCAATCAAATATTAATTACACAATTAAATCTTCAAATTGTGATATCACAGTTACTTATCAAAAAGACCCTACATCTACAGCTCAAACACAAATATTTAGTCATTCTCAAATATGCTTCAAGCTTGAAATTATTGTTGATTCTATCAATCAAGGAGCTGGACCGATTAATATCCAACCCAACAAGTCTGATATTACACTCAACATAAATACAAGTGATAAAAACAATCCGGGCAATAATTTAACTATAAGTACATTTCTTTATCGAATGAAGGGGGTTGGTTATTAA
- a CDS encoding prepilin-type N-terminal cleavage/methylation domain-containing protein, with the protein MKHIQNENGLTLIEVLISIAILSIIFVSFMSFFPQMGFMNKQNEDKTQAINTAKEVLIEWQEMPDLKAFLVDPTNDTLDDLPSNKKTEGDYYYFYTTKNNYDVTIKINILPSKESKAAKAHLIMIQLFNKKGTVVSETYGYVLR; encoded by the coding sequence ATGAAACATATTCAAAATGAAAATGGATTAACACTCATCGAGGTCCTTATATCAATTGCTATATTATCAATTATCTTTGTTTCTTTTATGAGTTTTTTTCCTCAAATGGGATTTATGAATAAACAAAATGAAGATAAAACACAAGCAATTAATACCGCAAAAGAGGTACTTATAGAATGGCAAGAAATGCCGGATTTAAAAGCATTCCTTGTTGATCCTACAAATGACACCTTAGATGATTTACCGAGTAATAAAAAAACAGAAGGGGACTACTATTATTTTTATACAACAAAAAATAATTATGATGTGACAATTAAAATAAATATCTTACCAAGTAAAGAATCAAAAGCTGCTAAAGCACATCTTATCATGATCCAATTATTTAATAAAAAAGGTACGGTTGTTAGTGAAACATATGGTTATGTACTTAGATAG
- a CDS encoding VanW family protein: MKTNQQLLKVFVVLFFGTAFIFSFSHYGAKAFGTISNADGKYSEGTTIGTLDVAGKTEEEAMSLLEQKFINWVKESSMELQYGEISAPIDLNEFHLDAKQTIDSIKDGQKNTAFISIEKQQIGKQVELLFPQVNSNDLDLDKLTQELNQTASQFEAGSHSFNLYNDYLLASQNKDASLNTAIVNLNELPIELQTFIDKNPKIEIKNESTFSLLELVKKQNLKDPYSLDVLATGIYQAVLPTNISIIERNISSSLPEYVTLGYEAKVNESRNVDLVLANPNKTKYTLELRLENEKLMVTLKGQKFTYTYKVSTKDGQKLKPKTIVQYSPLLLPGKTKVQTPGVEGQVIKVYRDVYQGEAFIKSELISEDYYPPTYQVEIHGLGGSDQETRTDSATTSSQVNDATNSNDIQTQTATDQVQQDSADSDLWGKPNEQPK; this comes from the coding sequence TTGAAAACAAATCAGCAATTGTTAAAGGTGTTTGTGGTTTTATTTTTTGGCACAGCATTTATTTTTAGCTTCTCCCATTATGGTGCCAAAGCATTTGGGACAATTTCAAATGCTGATGGAAAGTACTCTGAAGGAACAACGATAGGGACCCTTGATGTTGCTGGTAAAACAGAGGAAGAGGCTATGAGTCTATTAGAACAGAAGTTTATTAATTGGGTAAAGGAATCATCAATGGAGCTGCAATACGGGGAAATATCTGCCCCCATTGATTTAAATGAGTTCCATTTAGATGCAAAGCAAACCATAGACTCTATTAAAGATGGTCAGAAAAACACCGCATTTATATCAATAGAAAAGCAGCAAATAGGAAAACAAGTGGAATTACTTTTTCCTCAAGTAAATAGTAATGACCTTGATTTAGACAAGCTCACTCAAGAATTAAATCAGACAGCATCACAATTCGAAGCAGGTTCTCATTCCTTCAATCTTTATAACGATTATCTATTAGCTAGTCAGAATAAGGATGCTTCATTGAATACTGCTATCGTTAATTTAAATGAACTACCTATTGAGCTGCAAACGTTTATTGATAAAAATCCAAAGATTGAAATAAAAAATGAATCTACATTTTCACTATTAGAGTTGGTAAAGAAACAAAATTTAAAAGATCCATACTCGTTAGATGTTTTAGCTACAGGAATTTATCAAGCTGTCTTGCCAACAAATATTTCAATCATAGAAAGAAATATTAGTAGTTCACTTCCTGAATATGTAACATTAGGATATGAGGCAAAAGTGAATGAAAGCAGAAATGTTGATTTAGTACTAGCTAATCCTAATAAGACAAAGTATACGCTTGAACTACGATTAGAGAATGAAAAGTTAATGGTTACATTAAAGGGCCAAAAGTTTACCTATACTTATAAAGTCAGCACAAAAGACGGACAGAAGCTTAAACCTAAAACGATTGTTCAATATAGCCCGTTGCTTCTCCCAGGAAAGACCAAGGTCCAAACACCAGGAGTGGAGGGGCAAGTGATTAAGGTATATAGAGATGTATACCAGGGTGAAGCGTTTATAAAAAGTGAGTTAATTTCAGAGGATTATTATCCTCCAACCTATCAGGTGGAGATTCATGGTCTAGGTGGAAGTGATCAAGAGACTAGGACTGACTCTGCAACAACTAGCAGCCAGGTGAATGATGCAACTAATTCAAATGATATACAAACACAGACTGCAACAGATCAAGTCCAACAAGATTCAGCTGATAGTGATCTATGGGGAAAACCGAATGAACAACCTAAATAA
- a CDS encoding ATPase, T2SS/T4P/T4SS family translates to MRQARKRLGDLLIEVGLITPEQLQLTLEEKSKNQKIGEALLQRGFITEQQLIEVLEFQLGIPHISLFNYPFDTNLFSLFSKELARRNLIIPLKRDGNKLYVAMANPMDFIVIDDLRLSTGFQIQPAIATKDDILRAINKYYNVDDAFDELLGELKQNEKGRIEDVTDLDSPIVRLVNQILSNAVIQKASDIHFDPQETKVVVRYRVDGVLRVERVLPRHMQGVLTARIKIMSNLDITEHRIPQDGRIKLNLDFHPVDLRVSTLPTVYGEKIVMRLLDMGSTLNDLSKLGFNTLNLKRFKEMIEKPTGIVLITGPTGSGKSSTLYAALNRLNDETVNIITIEDPVEYQLEGINQIQVNPNVGMTFAAGLRSILRQDPNIIMVGEIRDKETAEVAIRASLTGHLVLSTLHTNDSIGTVTRLIDMGVEPFLLASSLSGIVAQRLVRKVCRDCQVFIEPSKREHEIFTRRGMKIEKVTRGKGCSSCNMTGYKGRIALHEVLVINDEISRAMMNGESFQKLKELATKNKTIFLLDDGLLKIKQGLTTTEEVLKVAILE, encoded by the coding sequence ATGAGACAAGCTCGAAAACGCCTTGGTGATTTGTTAATTGAAGTTGGGTTAATTACCCCTGAACAACTTCAATTAACATTAGAGGAAAAATCAAAAAACCAAAAAATTGGGGAGGCTTTGCTCCAAAGAGGCTTTATTACTGAACAGCAATTAATTGAAGTACTCGAATTTCAGCTTGGTATTCCCCACATTAGCTTATTTAACTATCCTTTTGATACAAATCTCTTTTCTCTTTTTTCTAAAGAATTAGCAAGAAGAAATCTAATTATTCCTCTAAAAAGAGATGGAAATAAGCTTTATGTAGCGATGGCCAATCCAATGGATTTTATTGTGATTGACGATTTACGTCTTTCAACAGGATTTCAAATCCAGCCAGCCATTGCCACAAAGGATGATATTCTTCGTGCCATAAATAAATATTACAACGTTGATGACGCTTTTGACGAGCTCCTTGGTGAATTGAAGCAAAATGAAAAGGGACGTATAGAAGATGTTACAGATCTTGATTCACCCATTGTCCGTCTCGTGAACCAAATTCTTTCAAATGCTGTGATTCAAAAAGCAAGTGATATCCATTTTGACCCTCAGGAAACAAAGGTTGTCGTCCGCTACCGTGTTGATGGGGTCTTACGGGTTGAACGTGTTTTGCCACGTCACATGCAAGGGGTACTGACTGCTAGAATAAAAATAATGTCAAATTTAGATATTACTGAACACAGGATTCCACAGGATGGTCGAATCAAGTTAAATCTTGATTTTCATCCTGTTGACCTTCGAGTTTCCACTCTTCCTACTGTATATGGTGAAAAAATTGTTATGCGGCTTCTTGATATGGGCTCAACATTAAATGATTTAAGTAAACTTGGATTTAACACACTTAATTTAAAACGATTTAAAGAGATGATTGAAAAGCCCACTGGCATTGTCCTAATTACAGGACCAACTGGATCAGGTAAATCATCTACACTCTATGCTGCTCTAAACAGGTTAAATGATGAAACAGTTAATATTATAACAATTGAAGACCCGGTAGAATACCAATTAGAAGGGATTAATCAAATACAGGTGAACCCAAATGTGGGTATGACTTTTGCTGCGGGGTTAAGATCGATTCTTCGACAAGATCCGAATATTATCATGGTCGGGGAAATCCGGGATAAGGAGACAGCGGAAGTGGCTATTCGCGCATCATTAACTGGTCACTTAGTTTTAAGTACCCTTCATACAAATGATTCTATTGGAACAGTTACCAGGTTAATCGATATGGGAGTGGAACCATTCTTACTTGCCTCTTCTTTAAGTGGGATTGTGGCTCAACGTCTTGTTCGTAAAGTTTGCCGTGATTGTCAGGTATTTATAGAACCATCTAAGCGAGAGCATGAAATTTTTACAAGACGAGGAATGAAGATTGAAAAAGTAACACGTGGTAAGGGGTGTTCTTCCTGTAATATGACTGGTTATAAAGGAAGGATAGCACTTCATGAAGTGTTAGTCATCAATGACGAGATAAGTAGAGCAATGATGAATGGGGAGTCTTTTCAAAAATTAAAAGAACTTGCAACTAAAAATAAAACCATTTTCTTACTTGATGATGGCTTATTAAAAATAAAGCAAGGTTTAACAACAACCGAAGAAGTATTAAAAGTAGCAATTCTGGAGTAG
- a CDS encoding type IV pilus twitching motility protein PilT, translated as MKEKIDAILRAAIEYKASDVHLTVGVPPVMRINGDLRRYGSDKLLQDDTEAMAHAIIPDNMWDIFKEKGELDFSYGVPGSSRFRVNAYHQRKSVSLALRVVASKVPSIEDLDLPEIVSKLVEKPQGLILVTGPTGSGKSTTLASMIDYMNRTMRKHIITLEDPIEYLHRHGNSIIDQREVGFDTNNYASGLKAALRQDPDVILVGEMRDLETMSIAITAAETGHLVLGTLHTSSAPTTINRIIDVFPSGQQPQIRIQLASVLVGVISQRLFPTIDKKGRKAATEILVNNAAIANLIRNEKIHQIQSTMQTSRAQGMHTLEMSIRDLIDRSVIQKEAASQYLHEKMMMNG; from the coding sequence ATGAAAGAAAAAATAGATGCGATCTTAAGGGCAGCAATTGAATATAAAGCTTCCGATGTTCATTTAACTGTCGGAGTGCCGCCGGTCATGCGTATAAATGGTGATTTAAGAAGGTATGGGTCAGACAAATTGCTACAAGATGACACCGAGGCAATGGCACATGCCATTATTCCAGATAATATGTGGGATATTTTTAAAGAAAAAGGGGAGCTTGATTTCTCTTATGGTGTTCCGGGTAGCTCACGATTCCGTGTAAATGCGTATCACCAACGAAAAAGTGTTTCTTTAGCCCTAAGGGTTGTTGCTTCAAAGGTTCCCTCAATTGAAGACTTAGATTTACCTGAAATTGTATCTAAGCTAGTAGAAAAGCCTCAAGGTCTTATTCTTGTAACTGGTCCTACAGGGAGCGGAAAATCAACGACACTTGCTTCTATGATTGATTATATGAACCGTACGATGCGAAAGCATATCATTACTCTAGAGGATCCAATCGAGTATCTGCATCGTCATGGAAACTCGATTATTGACCAACGAGAAGTAGGATTTGATACAAATAACTATGCCAGTGGCTTAAAAGCAGCGCTTAGACAAGACCCTGATGTTATTCTTGTTGGAGAGATGCGTGACCTGGAGACGATGTCAATTGCAATCACAGCAGCAGAAACCGGGCATCTTGTACTGGGAACGCTCCATACTTCAAGTGCACCGACGACTATAAACCGGATTATCGATGTGTTTCCTTCAGGACAGCAACCACAAATACGTATACAGTTAGCGTCTGTGTTAGTCGGTGTCATTTCTCAACGATTATTCCCGACTATTGACAAAAAAGGAAGAAAAGCTGCCACTGAGATATTGGTTAATAATGCTGCAATTGCTAACCTAATCAGAAATGAGAAAATCCATCAAATTCAAAGTACGATGCAAACTTCCCGTGCCCAGGGAATGCATACGCTCGAGATGAGTATTAGAGATCTAATTGATAGAAGTGTGATTCAAAAGGAAGCCGCTTCACAATACTTGCATGAAAAGATGATGATGAATGGCTAG
- a CDS encoding type II secretion system F family protein yields the protein MARFKYSGRDRKGKRQGTITAGSKREAMMKLKEEGIRVIEMNEVPETLFTKDISIGNPVKLQHFVIYLRQFSTLIKAGVTVVEATSILASQTESKGLKKALIDVEQELREGNPLSDAVAKHKKIFTPMFINMVKAGEISGNLDETLDRLADHFEKQHYTIQKIKSALSYPIAVGVIAIAVVIFLLIAVVPTFVSMFDDMGGELPGITKFVLAASGFMQSFWWLVAVIIFGFIVLFTYLKSNMKTKYYLDYMLLRMPIFGKLLQKAALSRMMRTLSSLFSSSVPILQAMAIVEKVVENEVLSSVIRESRDSLEKGRSMSEPMQKHWAFPPLVTQMIAIGEETGALDAMLSKIAEFYEKEVETGTDQLKSLIEPIMIVLLAGLVGTIVTSIMVPMFSMFDQFQQMNQ from the coding sequence ATGGCTAGATTTAAATATTCTGGACGTGATCGAAAAGGTAAGCGGCAGGGCACTATAACTGCTGGGTCAAAAAGGGAAGCAATGATGAAGCTTAAGGAAGAGGGAATCAGGGTTATTGAAATGAATGAAGTTCCTGAAACCTTGTTTACGAAAGATATCTCAATTGGTAATCCGGTAAAGCTTCAGCACTTTGTCATATATTTAAGGCAATTTTCTACGTTAATTAAAGCAGGGGTAACAGTTGTTGAAGCAACATCCATTCTAGCTTCTCAAACAGAAAGTAAGGGGCTAAAAAAGGCTTTGATTGATGTGGAGCAGGAACTACGTGAAGGGAACCCACTTTCTGATGCTGTAGCAAAGCATAAGAAAATATTTACTCCAATGTTTATTAATATGGTAAAGGCAGGAGAAATAAGTGGGAATTTGGATGAAACACTAGACAGATTGGCGGATCATTTTGAAAAGCAACACTATACAATTCAGAAGATAAAGTCAGCTTTATCCTATCCAATTGCTGTTGGAGTCATTGCAATAGCAGTTGTAATATTTTTACTTATTGCCGTTGTACCCACATTTGTTTCGATGTTTGATGATATGGGAGGAGAACTGCCTGGAATTACGAAGTTTGTTCTTGCTGCAAGTGGCTTTATGCAATCGTTTTGGTGGTTAGTGGCTGTAATTATTTTTGGCTTTATAGTCTTATTTACCTATTTGAAGAGCAATATGAAGACAAAATATTATCTAGATTATATGTTATTGAGGATGCCTATTTTTGGAAAGCTACTTCAAAAAGCTGCACTTTCAAGAATGATGAGAACGCTAAGCTCATTATTTTCAAGTTCTGTTCCAATTCTGCAAGCAATGGCTATTGTTGAAAAAGTTGTCGAGAATGAGGTACTTTCAAGTGTAATTCGAGAATCCAGGGATTCACTCGAAAAAGGTCGTTCAATGTCTGAGCCAATGCAAAAACATTGGGCATTCCCACCTTTGGTAACTCAAATGATTGCCATAGGAGAAGAAACGGGTGCTTTGGATGCAATGTTATCTAAGATTGCTGAATTCTATGAGAAAGAAGTAGAAACAGGTACTGACCAATTAAAATCGTTAATAGAACCAATAATGATAGTCCTTTTAGCCGGGCTTGTGGGGACAATTGTAACTTCCATTATGGTTCCAATGTTTAGCATGTTCGACCAATTTCAACAAATGAATCAGTAA
- a CDS encoding type II secretion system protein, with translation MLQKLKNKLKDQRGLTLIELLAVIVILGIIAAIAVPSILGLIDNSKKDAHVANAQQMVNSAKTAVASDNSLIPADGTPVYLSLDYLVKNDYLEDMKDADDTTVAYVKTGSTYTAGTTVLTTALTDGSFVKVEKVTKGLKYSVKLLGSKRNIPLTESTLLKRPVVADNVAGTK, from the coding sequence ATGTTACAAAAGTTAAAAAATAAGTTAAAAGATCAACGAGGTTTAACATTAATTGAATTACTTGCAGTTATTGTTATTTTAGGTATTATTGCAGCTATTGCAGTCCCTTCAATTTTAGGTCTAATAGACAACTCTAAAAAAGATGCTCATGTTGCAAACGCACAACAAATGGTTAACTCAGCAAAAACAGCCGTAGCTAGCGATAATAGTTTAATTCCTGCTGATGGTACCCCGGTCTATTTATCATTAGATTATTTAGTCAAAAATGATTATCTTGAAGATATGAAAGATGCTGATGATACAACTGTTGCATATGTGAAAACTGGTTCCACCTATACTGCTGGAACTACAGTATTAACTACTGCTCTTACTGATGGTTCCTTTGTAAAAGTTGAAAAAGTAACTAAAGGACTTAAATATAGTGTTAAATTATTGGGTTCAAAGAGAAATATACCTCTCACTGAATCAACATTACTAAAAAGACCTGTAGTTGCTGATAATGTTGCTGGTACAAAATAA
- a CDS encoding prepilin peptidase: MNIFLYLYLLILGLVFGSFYNVVGLRVPVKKSIVAPRSACPTCGHQLRSYELIPVLSYLLQKGKCRGCQSRISPIYPTMELLTGILFATAPLVVGWSSELVLALTLISMFIIIIVSDIHYMIIPDKILIWFAGIFLLERIIWPLHPWWDSLAGAVAGFVLLLIIALVSKGGMGFGDVKLYALLGFVLGFKLVLMSFFLSTLYGAVLGGLALLFRIVKRRQPIPFGPFIAAGTLSAYYWGSEMIELYIRFLNQGF; encoded by the coding sequence ATGAATATTTTTCTTTATTTATATTTATTAATTCTGGGTTTGGTATTTGGTTCGTTTTATAATGTAGTAGGCTTAAGGGTTCCAGTAAAAAAATCAATAGTAGCTCCACGCTCGGCTTGTCCAACCTGTGGGCATCAATTAAGATCCTACGAACTAATACCAGTACTATCTTATCTGCTCCAAAAAGGGAAATGCCGCGGCTGTCAGTCGCGGATTTCTCCTATATATCCGACTATGGAACTGCTTACGGGTATCCTATTTGCGACAGCTCCATTAGTTGTTGGATGGTCTAGTGAATTAGTCCTAGCGTTAACACTAATTTCTATGTTTATCATTATCATAGTTTCAGATATTCACTATATGATCATCCCTGATAAAATTCTCATCTGGTTTGCAGGGATTTTTTTATTGGAACGGATTATTTGGCCGTTACACCCATGGTGGGACAGCTTGGCAGGTGCAGTCGCTGGTTTTGTCCTACTACTAATTATCGCACTTGTCAGCAAAGGCGGTATGGGCTTTGGTGATGTTAAACTGTACGCGTTACTAGGTTTCGTTTTAGGTTTCAAACTAGTACTTATGTCCTTCTTTCTTTCGACATTATACGGTGCAGTTCTTGGTGGATTAGCACTGTTGTTTAGAATTGTCAAAAGGCGTCAGCCGATACCTTTTGGACCTTTTATAGCAGCGGGAACCTTGTCCGCTTATTATTGGGGATCGGAAATGATTGAACTTTATATACGTTTTCTTAATCAAGGATTTTAA
- the pilM gene encoding pilus assembly protein PilM, producing the protein MAFSLFSSKNRIINLVLNDHSIRYVELKQANLPTAQKWGERFLPPGIICDGKIADMESLVNILDECIDEWKIQRRQIRFVVPDQLVIIRKVSVPADIQEDEIKGYLYLELGSSIHLPFEEPIFDYYLLSQNEKTKDLLLFAAPEQYVMEYANLFSSLKLTPVAADISPLALYRLYHQLGHGNESENLFMIQFDLTSVNLCIFEGAVPIVMRPFALPFNLDHWEIRHDNMGTMDFKYTGEADELVIQFEDILKELSKLLDFYRYALNKEKHDISKFLLVGDHPMIQAVTEEMRERFETPVIRLAHDPEIKGSVPANLLLSLGLALKEVN; encoded by the coding sequence ATGGCTTTTTCCCTCTTCTCATCCAAAAACCGAATAATTAATCTAGTACTAAATGACCACTCTATTCGCTATGTGGAACTGAAACAAGCGAATCTCCCAACAGCTCAGAAATGGGGAGAGCGTTTTTTGCCACCAGGAATTATTTGCGACGGTAAAATTGCCGATATGGAATCGTTAGTGAATATTTTGGATGAGTGCATTGATGAATGGAAAATTCAACGACGTCAAATCCGTTTTGTTGTTCCAGACCAACTGGTCATCATCCGCAAGGTTTCCGTGCCTGCTGATATTCAAGAGGATGAAATAAAGGGGTATCTTTATCTAGAGCTTGGTTCTAGTATTCACTTGCCGTTTGAGGAACCAATATTTGATTACTACTTGCTTTCACAAAATGAAAAAACAAAAGATCTTCTTTTATTTGCAGCACCTGAACAATATGTGATGGAATATGCAAACTTATTTTCCAGCTTAAAGCTGACACCTGTAGCTGCGGATATTTCTCCGTTGGCACTTTACCGCTTATATCATCAGCTCGGACATGGAAATGAGAGCGAGAACCTTTTCATGATTCAGTTTGATTTAACGAGTGTTAATTTATGTATTTTTGAAGGAGCTGTTCCTATAGTCATGCGTCCGTTTGCCCTTCCGTTTAACTTAGACCATTGGGAAATACGACATGACAATATGGGAACCATGGACTTTAAATACACAGGTGAAGCGGATGAATTAGTTATCCAGTTTGAAGATATTTTAAAAGAGTTAAGTAAATTGCTAGATTTTTATCGGTATGCACTAAACAAAGAGAAACATGATATATCCAAGTTTCTGTTAGTCGGTGATCATCCGATGATCCAGGCTGTAACTGAAGAAATGAGAGAGAGATTTGAAACTCCTGTAATACGGTTGGCGCATGACCCGGAAATAAAAGGAAGCGTGCCGGCAAATTTATTACTATCACTAGGTCTCGCTTTAAAAGAGGTGAATTAA
- a CDS encoding PilN domain-containing protein, which produces MLVEINLLPQKEPKKFSFFILIAGLLALFILIGGYYFWQTQSINDEIASLDKQITMTKKIADKEQQNSDTVASTSSVSQLKSAIEWASDYPLQTVPVMQHLTSLLPERGFIQSFAYTEAGTVTLTVQFDSAREAAYFLDSLHESKWIDEASLSSLSTAQSESETTAANATAASNSTSTTTNPKTSANQTTTATTTVEGQNNTTVGTSDQTAQSNTATTTNQTNVTTATTSSTIKKSTNYLPRYTGQFEIKFNKEEIKKSKKDGEGVKGS; this is translated from the coding sequence ATGCTAGTTGAAATTAACCTGCTTCCACAGAAGGAACCGAAAAAATTTAGCTTTTTCATACTGATTGCAGGACTACTTGCGTTATTCATTCTCATTGGTGGCTATTATTTTTGGCAAACCCAATCCATTAATGACGAGATAGCATCCCTAGATAAACAAATTACGATGACCAAAAAAATTGCTGATAAAGAACAGCAAAACAGTGATACAGTGGCATCTACTAGTTCTGTGAGTCAATTGAAAAGTGCCATTGAGTGGGCAAGTGACTATCCTCTTCAAACAGTACCAGTCATGCAGCACTTAACATCGTTATTGCCAGAACGTGGCTTTATTCAATCCTTTGCCTATACTGAGGCCGGAACCGTTACGCTTACGGTTCAATTTGATAGCGCTAGAGAGGCAGCCTACTTTTTAGATAGTTTACACGAGTCTAAATGGATTGATGAGGCTAGTCTTAGCTCACTATCAACGGCACAATCTGAATCAGAAACTACTGCTGCTAATGCTACCGCAGCTTCAAATAGCACATCAACTACAACGAATCCGAAAACAAGTGCTAATCAGACAACAACAGCTACAACAACTGTTGAGGGGCAGAACAACACGACAGTTGGGACATCCGACCAAACTGCACAAAGCAACACAGCAACTACAACCAATCAAACGAATGTAACAACAGCCACAACTAGTTCAACAATTAAAAAGTCAACCAACTATCTTCCTCGCTATACAGGACAGTTTGAAATCAAGTTTAACAAGGAAGAGATCAAGAAAAGCAAGAAGGATGGGGAAGGAGTGAAGGGCTCATGA
- a CDS encoding SPOR domain-containing protein codes for MDKPNKGNTIKIKLNGENTKFEEEASKMEPEVSSNTATKVIKINPAPTESDSYLETAASQESVDESFDWIIPESSDTDLMEYKIATTTNTKKKGPKMNTSISSNSMKKNGRPLGSIFVSATFAILIGLTIGIFMLKMVTEPSKKVATEPAVVEETGGTETTTTTTGKTTTAAIEQITAYVIQGGVFSSKDGAKATADQITEKGIPSKLVEMSGKQYLFLGVADTIDMAKTLGNQYKENGISEVFAKPLLVDEKKVADVSEKEKAFLEGAPTIYQALSIVTSSAMVTKSIPEESAKTLTALSEQLKVSGLKNENVKKLHAELAGADVKIKDFQKSKDEKSLSAAQQHLLNFLSVYYSM; via the coding sequence GTGGACAAGCCTAACAAAGGCAATACAATTAAGATTAAATTAAATGGAGAAAATACAAAGTTTGAGGAAGAAGCTTCAAAAATGGAGCCAGAAGTCAGCTCAAACACAGCGACGAAAGTGATCAAAATTAACCCAGCCCCAACAGAATCGGACAGCTATTTAGAGACAGCTGCTTCACAGGAGTCGGTCGATGAGAGCTTTGACTGGATTATTCCTGAATCCTCTGACACTGATCTTATGGAATATAAAATTGCCACTACCACTAATACGAAGAAAAAGGGTCCTAAAATGAACACATCGATATCATCAAACAGCATGAAGAAGAATGGTAGGCCGCTAGGCTCTATCTTTGTTTCAGCGACCTTTGCCATCCTCATCGGTCTTACGATTGGCATTTTTATGCTGAAGATGGTGACAGAACCAAGTAAGAAGGTGGCAACTGAACCCGCTGTGGTGGAAGAAACAGGTGGAACGGAAACGACAACAACAACTACAGGGAAAACAACTACGGCTGCGATTGAGCAAATAACGGCTTATGTCATCCAAGGTGGAGTTTTCTCGTCCAAAGATGGTGCAAAGGCAACAGCAGATCAGATTACAGAAAAGGGTATACCCTCGAAATTAGTAGAAATGAGCGGAAAGCAATACTTATTTCTTGGTGTAGCGGATACTATTGATATGGCTAAAACCCTCGGAAACCAATACAAAGAAAATGGGATTTCAGAGGTATTTGCCAAGCCATTATTAGTAGATGAAAAGAAGGTAGCTGACGTATCTGAAAAGGAAAAGGCCTTTTTAGAAGGGGCACCTACCATTTATCAGGCGTTGTCTATTGTAACTTCGAGCGCTATGGTTACGAAGTCGATCCCAGAGGAATCCGCCAAGACATTAACAGCTCTAAGCGAGCAGTTAAAGGTAAGTGGATTAAAAAATGAGAATGTAAAAAAACTACATGCAGAATTAGCTGGTGCAGACGTTAAAATTAAGGACTTTCAAAAATCAAAAGACGAGAAAAGCTTAAGTGCAGCCCAACAGCACTTATTAAATTTTTTATCCGTCTACTATTCCATGTAA